Below is a genomic region from Spirosoma radiotolerans.
AGCTTTACAGACGATTTATTGTCGTGGGGATAGGGGATAGAATGCCAGGCAGGAAAGTAATTCTTCAGATTTTATTTACCGCTAACTGGAAATGTGAATACTAAATCGACCCAGGAAGCCACACGGCTACCGTCGACGAAGCGGATAACGCGGCTAATCAAGCAGCCATGTGTCCCCGCTTTGTCAATGGTAGCCATCTGATGACTTATACCGGCTTGCTTAACAGATGCGGCCGTTCGTTGGCCACTTTCAGGATAAGCTCACCAAAAAGCGTATTGGCCCAGGCAAACCATTTTCTGGTGAATTTGGTGGGGTCGTCCTGATTAAATGATTCGTGCATAAAGCCCGTTCCGGCATGGGTCGTCTTTAGAAAACGCAACTGCGACAAAATCTCCTGGTCGTCGGTGGAGGTAAGCGCGCGCATGGTTAAACTCATCGTCCAGATGTTGTTCACCAGCGTGTGCGGACTGCCAACGCCTTCGGCGGCTTTGCCTTTGAAAAAATAAGGGTTGTCTGGACTGAGCACAAACCGACGGGTATTCCGGTACACTGGGTCGCTGGCCGACAGCGCACCCAGATAGGGGAGCGCCAGCAGATTGGGCACATTGGCGTCGTCCTGAAGGAGATGGTTCCCGTAGCCGTCTACTTCGAGTGCGTAGATTTTGCCGTATTTGGGATGGGTGTAGATGGCGTACTGTTTCAGCGCCCGTTCCACTTCATCGGCCAATGCCCGGCAGTCGGTGGAGAGGGCAGGCGTGGGGCGAATCTGCTCGACCATGGTTGCCAGTTGCCGGAGCGATACAACCGCAAACCAGTTCGATGGTACGTAAAATGGAAAAACCGTAGCGTCGTCGGACGGGCGAAACGTGCTGTTGATCAGGCCAATGGGCCGGGTTGGATTGCCATAGCCATCGCCCGGCACCGTATCCGTCGACCAGGCCGTGTTCCGGCTAAAGTGGTAAGGACCGTGGCTAGCTTTGCGTTGCTGCTCGCGGCAGGTTTTCAGCACCAGCTGCATGGCCTGTAGCCAGTCGGCGTCAAACGGGCTGGTATCGCCCGTGGTTTTCCAGTAATGATAGCCCAGCCGTATAGGATAGCAAAGCGAATCGAGTTCCCATTTCCGTTCGTGAAGGCCCGGCTTCATGTCGGTAACATCCTTTTTCCATTCACCTTCCTTGTTGGCGTCGGCGTAGAATGCATTGGCATAGGGGTCCCGACGAATGCACAAACTTTGTCGACGAATAACCCCCGCAATGAGTTGCCGCAAGGGCTGATCCTGCTTGATGAGGGGCAAATAAGGCCAGACCTGTGCGGTACTGTCGCGCAGCCACATGGCGTCGATGTCACCCGTAATGACAAACGTATCGGGTTGGCCGTTGGCGGTACCAACCTGAACAGTGGTATCGAGCGTATTGGGAAAGCAATTTTCGAAGAGCCAGGCCAACTCCGGGTCTTTGATAGTTTTGTGCATTCGCTCGATGGTCTGCTCAACGGCCGAGCTGGTAAAATTGCGTTTTGCGGCTGCCGTCCGAACAACGGGGAAGGCGGCTGCGGGGGCCGCCCATAACGATTGACCAGCCAGCAGTCCTGCACTTGCTCCGGCTGACTGTTGGATAAACTGACGACGATTCATTGGAAATAGGTTCGTAAAATGAAGGCACGAAGAACATAAAGAAAAATTAAAAAATCGGTTTTCTACAGGCCTTCATGGCTTAATAGTGTACATAATACGGTTAAATCAGCGCTTCCCGATTATTCGTCCGTAAATTTCTCATTTTAGAGACGCCAGAATGCAAAAAAAACGTAGGTAGTTTATGTATGATCAAATCTTATAGTATTACCTAACGCTCAATCTTTTCCTTATGATTTGGTCAACCTCTATTACGTACACACTCCGTTTACTGGGCGCAGCCGGAGCCTCTGTCGGGCTGTATGCCTGCCTGAATACACAAAAAGCCAGTACCCAAACGACCGTCGTGACAACAACGCCCACAGCCGTTTCCCGATCAGCATCGGCGGGTGAAGCAACGAACGCCAGTCCTACGCAGATCGGGTCCGGGACCCTCCAGTCGGAACCAAAGCGTATTCTTGTTTTCTCGAAAACCAAGGGCTGGAAACATACTTCTATTCCCTTTGGCATTGCGGCTCTGCAAAAACTTGGCCGCGAGCACACGTTCAGGGTGGATACGACAAAAAATGCGGATTACTTTAACGATGATAGCCTGCGGCATTACCAGGCCGTTGTGTTTCTGAGTACAACCGGCAACATTCTGAACCAGAAGCAGCAGGCTGCTTTCGAGCGGTATATTCAGGCGGGGGGTGGCTACATGGGTATTCATGCCGCGGCCGATACCGAATATGACTGGCCCTGGTACAATAAACTGGTAGGCGGGTATTTTGCCAGCCACCCGAGCCAATCCAATGTACGGAAGGCGACTGTTGACGTGATCGATAAAAAACATTCTTCCACGGCCCATCTGCCCGATCACTGGGAGCGCACGGACGAATGGTACAATTACCGGTCCTTGTATACCGACCTGACGGTGGTCGCCAATCTGGACGAAAATACCTACGATGGTGGCATCAACGGAAGCAACCACCCGATTGCCTGGTACCACGAGTTCGATGGCGGGCGGGCGTATTACACGGGTGGCGGTCATGAAGATGCCAGCTTCAGCGAGCCGCTGTTTGTTCAGCATTTGCTGGGGGCGCTTACCTGGGTCATGGGGAGCAACAAACCCCTCGATTATAGCAAAGCCTACGCTGTGACGATGCCCGAAGAGAACCGGTTTGTGAAGACGGTTCTGGTCAATGACCTGAACGAACCGATGGAACTCGCCGTAGCTGATGATGGACGGGTTTTCTTCACCGAACGGAGCGGGAATCTGACGGTCTACAATGCCAGCACGAACAAGTACAAAGTTATGCACAAGTTTCCGGTAACGACCAAGCAAGGGTTTGGCGTGCAGGGCATAACGGTCGATCCCAACTTTGCAACCAACCATTTTTTGTACGTGTATTATTCTCCGGATACCGACAAAGACCCCACGTATCATCTGTCGCGCTTTGTGGTCAAGGACGACAACACGCTCGATCTGGCTTCTGAAAAAGTCGTGCTGAACGTACCCGGTGAATTTGAGGCCAGTGCGCACCACGGCGGTTCGCTGGCATGGGATAAAGAAGGTAATCTGTTTCTTTCGACGGGGGATAACACCAATCCGTTCCCATCCAACGGTTACTCTCCGATTGACGAACGACCCGATCACCTCACCCTCGATGCCCAGCGTTCGGCGGCCAACACCAACGATTTGCGGGGCAAAATTCTGCGTATTCGTCCGCAGGCCGATGGTACCTACACCATTCCCGACGGGAATCTTTTCCCGAAAGGCACCGAACCGTCGGACCGCGCGCAAACCCGCCCCGAAATTTACACAATGGGTTTGCGCAATCCGTACCGAATCGCGGTGAATCCGAAATCGTCGGTCTTGTACTGGGGCGAAATTGGCCCGGATGCCGGCAAGGACAGCACCATCGGGCCACGGGGCTATGACGAGTTCAATCAGGCCAAAAAGCCGGGCAACTTTGGCTGGCCTTACTTTATCGGAAACAGCCAACCGTATCCCGACCTCGATTTTGCCACCAACGTGGCGGGACCGAAATTTGACCCCAAGGCACCAATGAATACCTCGGTCAATAACACGGGCCTGAAAAATCTGCCGCCGACTAATTCGGCCATGATCTGGTATCCGTATGCAGCTTCCAAAGACTTCCCCGAGCTTGGCCTGGGTGGCCGAAGCGCCATGGCTGGGTCATTCTATACCTACGACAAGAGCTCGCCATCGAAGAACAAATTTCCGGAATACTACGACGGTGCGCTGTTCATTTTCGACTGGATGCGTAACTGGGTGATGGCGGTGCGCGTCGATAAAGACGATAACTATATTCGGAATGAGCCGTTCATGGCCGGCAGTGGCGATTTCCGGCGGCCCATCGACCTGGCATTCAGCAAAGATGGGGTTATGTATATGCTGGAATACGGTTCCGTCTACGGGGCCGATAACGACGACGCCCGCCTGGTGAAAATTGAATACAATACCGGCAACCGAGCCCCTATCGCCCGAGCAGGTGTGGTCGATTCGGTAGCCGTGGCTCAGCGTGATGCCCGCTCGTATCTCACCTCTGACCCCCGTGCTCCCGAGCTGGACGAAGCCGTTGGACAGGCCCCATTGCGGGTTAAATTCAGTGGACGCGGCACGGATCTGGACGATGATGATCAGGTCACTTACCAGTGGTTGTTCGATGGCAAAACGGTTGGGTCTACCAAGCCAATGGCCACCTATACCTACACGCAGCCTGGTGTGTACAACGCTATCCTGAAAGTAACGGACCGGATGGGCCAAGTGGGTATGGATACTGTTACTGTGAAAGTTGGGAATGCCAAGCCAGAGCTGGCCATTGTCACCCCCGACAATAAATCATTCTACTGGGAAAATAAGCCGTTTACTTACACGGTGAAGGTGACCGACAAAGAGGACAAGAAAATTGATCCCAAGCGCATCAAGGTTTATTACGAATACAGTGCTCAGCCGAATGGTGCGCCAATGGCTGCCCCACAACAGGGACACCAGGAAGTAGCGCAGGTGGGTGGTGGATCGCTGGGGAAAACGCTGATCGCCAGCAGCGATTGTAAGGCTTGCCATACCATCGACAAGCCGTCTGTTGGGCCAACGTTTCTGGCCGTTGCCGGGCGGTATAAAGGAGAATCCGGCAGTGTGGAACGACTGGCCCGGAAGATCATTGAAGGCGGTGGAGGCAACTGGAGCAAAGACCATCTGATGAGTGCTCACCCGCAGATTCCGGCCCAGGATGCGCAGGAAATGGTCAAGTACATTTTCTCGCTGACGGATGCGCGCAAACAGAAAGCCGTACCCGCGCAAGGGAGCCTCGCCTTAAATGAGCACAAGCCCGAAGATGCCCGTGGGCAGTATAGCCTGCTGGCAAGTTACACCGACAATGGCAGTAAAGCCGTTGGGCCGCTCACCAGTACGGAGGTCGTTACCTTACGCAGTGCGAAGGTGAAGACGTTAAACGCCGATGCATACGTAGGTTTCCCCCGCTTCGGTAGTCGCCTGAGTGCGGGTGGCCATAAGGCGTATGTCTTGCTGAAAGGCATTGACATGACTACCATCAAGTCGTTAACCTATGACTATTCGTCGCTCAACAAAGACGGCGAGATCGAGGTGCGGCTGGATTCTTACGCTGGTCCGGTAGTGAGTCGCGCACCCTACAAAGCAACCGGCGACTGGAAAAAGACTAACCAGGTAACGGGTACGCTCGACAAGCCCTTCACCGGCAAACACGATGTGTATATAATTGTGGTGAAACGTGATAAGCCTAATGACAGCATTATTCAATTAAACAGTATTCAGTTCAATCAGTAAGAGCCCGTGGTCCCTGGGGACACGGACCACACATCCGGCTAGTTGCAACGGTATAGAAGAGAGCGGTCCGTGAGGACACGGACCGTGGAGACCTTCCTTGAGGGGAAGTCAGTGGAACTGCCCGCGCCGTTTTTAAGAATCGCACCACAGCCGTGGCCGATCGGCGACCCGGCTGATGCCACCACAGTAAACGCCAAGTCCTGACCTTACTAACTATGTAAGGTCAGGACTTGGCGTTTACTGTGGTGGCAGTTTCTTAAAACTGCCACGGCAAGGTTTTGAGAAACCTCGTTGATTAGTAAGCCGTGTGCGGTTTTAAGAAACCGCTCTTGTCAGTTTTAAGAAACTGACACTGTGCCCTTGGTCCGTGTCCTCACGGACCAAGGGCACAGTGTCAGCCAGACCATCCGGTCCGGCGGTCCGTGAGGACACGGACCGTGGGCACTTACCTTGAAGTGGCCCCGCTGACACCACAGTTCTACTAAAAAAGGATTGGCAAAACGACCTTACTGAACAACAAGCGTTTCGGGACTCGGTTGCTTGTCGGGCGTTTTGACGGCAATCAGGGTGATGATGGCGGATAGCAGAAGCGATCCAGCCATAAAAATGTAAGAGGCTCCGAAGCCGCCCGTTGAGCCATTCAGATAGCCAACCAGATAAGCACCCGCGAAGGAGCCCAGCGCTCCGCAACTGTTGATGAGGGCCATTGCGCCACCCGCTACGTTCTTGGGTAGCAGGTCGGGAATGATAGCGAAGAAGGGGCCATAGGGCGCATACATAGCACCGCCCGCAATGATCAGCAGCACAAACGATAGCCAGAAATTAGTGGCACCGATCAAATACGACCCGTAGAAAGCAACCGCGCCCAGTAGTAAAAACGGCCACACAAAGATTTTTCGGTTCAGGGTTTTATCCGAGAAGTAGGACGCACTTAACATCCCGATAATGGCTAGTACATAGGGAACCGAAGACAGCCAGCCGGTTTTAACAATGTCCATGTTCGGGGCTGCGTTGATAATGGACGGAAGCCACATCACAAAACCATAAACGCCAATGCTCCACAAGGCGTATTGCAGGCTCAACAAAATGACGATTCTGGATTTAAAGGCTGCTGCGTAATTTTTAACGGGTTTGATACCCTGCTGTTCCTTCTGCAATTCGGCTTCCAGATCCTGTTTTTCTGATTCGGTGAGCCAGTTGGCATCGCTGGGTTTGTCGGCGACGAGCCGCCACCAGAAGAACGCCCAGATAATGGCGGGAAGTCCTTCCAGGATAAACATCCACCGCCAGCCAACCGATTTAATCAAATAACCAGACAGCACCGACATCCACAGAATAGTGGCAGGGTTGCCCAGAATCAAAAATGTATTGGCCCGCGACCGCTCGGCTTTGGTAAACCACCTGCTCAAAAAGAGAAGCATTGATGGCATTACGGCGCTCTCGACAACGCCAAGCATAAAGCGAATGACAATCAATAGGTTAACATTGCTGATGATCCCCGTTGCCATGGCCAGACCACCCCACAGAATCAACGACCAGAAAATGAGTTTCTTGGCACTTCTGTTCTCGGCATAGATAGCGCCGGGCACCTGAAAAAAGAAATAACCCAGGAAGAATAGCGACCCCAGCAGGGAAGACATGGACGGGGTAATCTTCAGGTCCGTTGCCATGCCGCTGGCGGCTCCAAACCCAAAATTCGCCCGGTCAAGATAGGCCAGGCTATACGTAATAAAGGCGATTGGTATCAGGCGGTACCAGCGAGTAGGGGCTAATGTCTTTTCCATTAACACCTAAAGCGTCTTTTCTCGCAGATATACGCAAGAGCATGAACCGATAATCGCTGAATAGCCCAAATGGGCAACAAAAACCGGCTGGAAATGGTGGAGAATTGTAAATGAATAACGTCTAAACTATTCTTTCGAGCCTATTTATAGATAGATTGTCCGCTGTTAATTGTAGTGAACACTTCGCCCCGTTAAATTGGTTTTATAAGGGTGTATTGCTTATTTTTACAGAAGTACCTCAGCCCGTATTGCCGAAAAGCAATCTTGTGTACTATCACTCTAAGGTAATGCATGTCATGAACATACAGTATATTTCAGATGCTCAGGGTAGGCATACGGCCATCGTGATTCCGATTGAGGAGTGGAACAACATCACGGCAAAACATCAGGATTTAAAGTTGCTGGAAAATCCGAAGTAGAAGCCATCTGATTTTAGTGGAGCTATTTCTAAAGAAACGGCTGATCAACTGCTTCGTTACACAGAACAAGCACGAACAGAATGGGAAAACAGTATATCCTAGATGCCAATGCTGTTATTGATTACGTAGGTGATAAAATTCCGCTATCGGCTGCTATCGCTATGGATAGCCTCATTAACGATGAATTCAATACGTCTATCGTTGTTAAAATCGAGGTTCTGGGTTTTGACGAAGACCCTGTAGAAATGCAAAACTAAACGATTTTTTAGCGTTGGCTACCATCTTTTATGTAAATGATGTGGTTGCTGATAAGACGATTGACTTACGAAAAAGAGATAAAAAGCTAAAGCTTGGCAATGCTATCATTGCCGCTACAGCGCTGGTATATGGGTTTACGATATTGACTCGTAACACCAAAGATTTTCGGCATATAGACGGGCTTGACTGTATAAATCCGCATGAGTTTTCCTAACGGCATTGTCCATAATTTATTCGCTTCTATCCCAAGTTCGCTACCCGAAGAATTGGTTGACGAAGTTATAACGGGCAAAGGCTTTAGGGTAGAACGTATCGTCTCGAAAGGGCACATCTCCCCCGATGGGTTCTGGTATGATCAGGACCAACACGAGTGGGTGCTACTCGCCAAGGGAGCAGCCCGGCTCCGAATCGACGGTGTCGACCAGCCGATTGAGCTATCTGCTGGTATGCACATCAACCTGCCTGCCCACCTCAAGCACCGGGTGGAGTGGACAAAAGAAGACGAAGAAACCGTCTGGCTGGCCATTTTTTATCAGGCTACATAGCGAAGGAGCAAACCCAATACGGCCGCTCCGCCAATGATGCTTAATTCAGGAAGTTTCTTGAAGCGGTAAAGCAGCCCCATAGTAGCCAGCGCCATCAGAATAGCCGGAAGGTCTACCAGTTGTCGACGCGCCAGCACGACAACAGCCCCGGCAATTGCGCCAACGGCGGCTATGGTGATGCCATTCACAAACGATTTAACGCCCGGATGCTTGCCCCAGCGCTTGAAATAAGGCGCCGGTAGGACGGTCAATAAATAGCAGGGCAGAAAGGTGGCTAAGGCCGCTACGCAGGCACCCGGAAAACCGGCTACCAGATAACCAATAAAAGCCACGGTGATCACCACGGGACCGGGCGTTATCATGGCGACCGCCACGGCATCTAAAAATTGCTGTTCTGTTAACCAGCCATATTCTTTCACCACGCCCCCATAGAGAAACGGCACAATGGCCAGTCCACTCCCAAAGACAAAAGTCCCGGCTTTGGCGAAAAAGAGAGCTAGCTTCCACAGAATCGAGTCTGAGGCAAGGCCTTCCAACGGCGGAAGAAAGGGGGCGAAACTGCTCCCAATGCCCGTTCGAATAAAGTGGGGCGGTGTTTTGACCAGCCAGTAAATGACTCCCGAGCCCAAGACCAGCCACAGCAGTTCCGATTCCATAACGGCAGTAGCCACCGCCGATAGGCCAAACAAAACCCAGCCCAGTTGATCGGTGCCAACGGTTTTCGTCGTGAGTTTGTACGTACCGATGGCAATGATGCCGATAACGGCAGCGCCAATGCCGTAAAAAATGGCCTGCATCCAGGGGAGTCCACCCAGGCGAACATAGACCCAGCCCAGGGCCACCACCATGATAAAGGAAGGCATAACAAAGGCTATACCCACCAGCGTTGCGCCCCAAATACCATAATGAACATAACCCAGGTAGATCGCCAGTTGGGCGGCCAACGGGCCGGGGGCCAGTTGCGCCAAGGCCATTCCTTCCCGGTAGTCGGCCTCGGTGATCCACTGCCGATCCACAACCAGATCGCGGTGCATGGCACTCACCAACGCCGGTGGACCACCAAAACCCAGGGTTCCCAGGCGAAGAAAATAACGCACCAGCTCACCCAGTGAATAAGAAGCAGGTAATTTCATGTGTCGGGATCTTGTACTTAGGCACAAGAATAAGCTGTCCCGTCAGAAGGAAATAGAATGGATTTAACTTTTTGTATCTGCTTTACTTTTTAATCGGCTTTTGCGGTAGTCGGACGGATTTTGCCCGATTAACTTTTTGAAGATTCGGGTAAAGTGGCTTTGGTCGGAAAAGCCGGTCAGGTAGGCGATTTCAGAGAGGCTGTAAGCCGTTGTTTCCAGCAACTGGAGGGCTTTCTCAATCCGTAGCTTCCGGATGTATTCGCCAAACGAGAGGTCGTCGAAATACCGGGCGAAGGTGCGCGAAACATAGGCCGGATTAACGTCCAGACTTTCGGATAGTTCCGTTAAACTAAGCGTTAGGTTCGTGTCGATCTGATCCTGAATCAGCTCTTTGAGCTCATGCACCCAGGTTGGCGGCTTTCGTTTACCCGTTGGTTGGAGGTAGGAATGCAGCACCTGAAGCAACAACCGCTCGGTGGGACTTTGGGTGTGTTTAACTGCCTGCAGGTGTTTGGCCCAACTGTACAAGGCATCATAAATGATCAGGCCCTGATCCAGGAGTTGCTGGTCATTGGCGATGTTGAACGCCAACCCTGCCGAAATGGCCCACAAGCCCGCCGATTGGGCGGCCAGCGCATGATCATCGGTATCGGCTCCGCGAATGATCGGAGCCATTGCCTGCAAAGCCGGATCGGTGAGCGAATGTTTTTGAAGGAAGTAGTCGAACGTGCACCGGTCTTCGTAATGCGTGTATTCGACACCTGGCACATCGAACGGAATGGCGTTCAGGGGCTGGGCCTGACTAAGAACCTGGCCCTCCGGGACAAAATAAATGACCGCATCCCGATCAATGAATCGTTTGATCAGCCACGGGCAGGCCAGCCGGTCAATCTTGGGGCGTTCGCGCGTAATCCAGTTCATGGGCAGAGAGTGAACAAAGATAAGCGGTAATCGGCATAGCTGCTTATTGTGGGCCACGAGCGCCGGGAAATTGGAAATGCGAAAGTCAACCCTTATCCATTGACTCTTTTCAGCGCCAGATGGGGCGTTATCCGTTGCGTTAGTATGTCCAGGTCCACGGGTTTCACCAAATGGGCATCGAAGCCCGATTCCCAGCTCAGTCGTATGTCTTCAGGTTGATTGTAGCCACTTAATGCAATCACCACGATCTCCTTTTCGGATGGCTGCATTCGAATCGTCCGGCAGGTTTCATAACCGTCTATTTCGGGCATTGCCAGATCAAGCAGCACCACATCGGGCCGCAGGCGTTCGGTAGCCTCGATACCCTCCCGGCCATTGGGGTAGCTACAGGCATCATAGCCTTTCAGCTTGAGCAGCATAACCAGTGTAAAGGCGGCATCCGGGTTATCATCTACGACCAGTATTTGGCAACTGTCTGGTTTTGCGTTAACCATATTCGTTATGGGTTACTGTGTGGTTGGGATGTTTCAACGGCAGATATATACTAAATTCACTACCTGCACCGACCCCGGCACTAGCGACTTCAACCCGCCCGCCGTGCAGTTCCGCAAACTGTTTGACGAGCGTAAGCCCCAGGCCCAGCCCCCCCTGCGAACGGATAGAGGATGTATCGACCTGTACAAACATGGTAAAGATTCGATCTAATTGATCAGCGGCAATGCCGATGCCATCATCACGTATCCGTAAGCACGCTTCTCCGCCGACTTGTTCCAGAGTCAACCAAACGTGGCCGTTGTTATGGGTGAATTTGGCCGCATTGCTTAGTAAGTCTCGAATCATTTGGGTGAGTCGAATGTCGTCGCCCTGCATATAAAGAGGCTCGCCGGGCAGGCTGGCCATGAACTGGCGCTGCCCTGTCTCCACCAATGGCCGGGCTGCTTCGATAGCCTGCCTGACCAGACTCGTTAGGTCAAGACTCGCTAGGCGCAATTGGGTTTTGCCCTGGTTAATCCGGCTCACATCCAGCAAGTCATCGACCAGGCGAACCAGATGGCTCACTTCCCGGCTCATCAGCGTTAGGGCCGATTCAAGCGGCAGCATTTCATTGGTCCCCTTCGTTAATTGCAGAATCTGTACCGTGTTAGACAGGGTGGCCAGTGGGTTGCGTAGTTCATGCGCCAGCAAGGCCATAAACTCGTCTTTTCGTTGGGCGCCTTCTTTTAGTTCTTCCTCCGCCTGTTTTCGATCCGTAATGTCAAACATGACACCGCTCATCCGGCTTGGCCGTCCGTCGACTTCTTCGGTAATGCGACCATAGCCACTCATCCAGCGTAGAGTGCCATCGTCTCGTATGATTCGAAAATCAGTATCATAAATTCCCTGCTGCTCAATAGCCTGCGTCAGTTGATCGGTTACCCGTTGGCGGTCATCTGGATGTATGTGCGACAGGAAGTCTGCCGGTTGCATCGGTTCGGGCTGTAGAGGCATACCCAGCAATTTGAAATGTTGTTCATTCCAATAGACTTGGTTAGCCGCCAGGTGCCACTCCCAGGTTGCCATCTCGGCCGCTTCAACCGCAATGATCGTACGCTTTTGCAGCCGATTAAGGGATTCTTCGGCTTGTTTTCGTTGTGTGATGTCGCTGGCAACGCCAACCCATTCGACAATTTTAGACTGGGTATTGAGCAACGGGATGGCCCGTGATAAGGTCCAGCCAATCGTTCCATCAGCAAGAATGATCCGGTGTTCCAGTTCAAAGATGCTCTTGGTTTCAATGGCTTGCTCGATGGCGGCCTGAACCTGGGGTTGGTCTTGCAGAGGAATGTACTTTTTAAACCAGTATTGGCTGGGTTTTTCGGTAGTAGCCAGGAATTCCTGCCCTTCCAGCGTGAGCATCTGGCTCCAATCGGCATTCATGCGATAGACGGCATCGGAAATAGTCGTAAGGAACATCCTGAAGTGTTCCTGAGAGGAACGTAATGCCTTCTCGGCATCTTTCCAGTAACGACTTGGATCGAGTCGAGGGGATGATTCATCCTGATCGTTAATTTCATTAGCCATATTTCGACTTTAAAATGCTGGAAAGCGGTTACAAGCCGGTAATACCCTGGTTTAAAAGAGTTAAATCTTTGCTGCGCTTACAACTAGGTAAGTGCGACAAAGTTTATTGCTGTGATTAATCAGTGATGGTAAGGTACCGATCCTTCGTTTAACAGGGAA
It encodes:
- a CDS encoding chromate resistance protein ChrB domain-containing protein → MNWITRERPKIDRLACPWLIKRFIDRDAVIYFVPEGQVLSQAQPLNAIPFDVPGVEYTHYEDRCTFDYFLQKHSLTDPALQAMAPIIRGADTDDHALAAQSAGLWAISAGLAFNIANDQQLLDQGLIIYDALYSWAKHLQAVKHTQSPTERLLLQVLHSYLQPTGKRKPPTWVHELKELIQDQIDTNLTLSLTELSESLDVNPAYVSRTFARYFDDLSFGEYIRKLRIEKALQLLETTAYSLSEIAYLTGFSDQSHFTRIFKKLIGQNPSDYRKSRLKSKADTKS
- a CDS encoding response regulator; translated protein: MVNAKPDSCQILVVDDNPDAAFTLVMLLKLKGYDACSYPNGREGIEATERLRPDVVLLDLAMPEIDGYETCRTIRMQPSEKEIVVIALSGYNQPEDIRLSWESGFDAHLVKPVDLDILTQRITPHLALKRVNG
- a CDS encoding sensor histidine kinase; this encodes MANEINDQDESSPRLDPSRYWKDAEKALRSSQEHFRMFLTTISDAVYRMNADWSQMLTLEGQEFLATTEKPSQYWFKKYIPLQDQPQVQAAIEQAIETKSIFELEHRIILADGTIGWTLSRAIPLLNTQSKIVEWVGVASDITQRKQAEESLNRLQKRTIIAVEAAEMATWEWHLAANQVYWNEQHFKLLGMPLQPEPMQPADFLSHIHPDDRQRVTDQLTQAIEQQGIYDTDFRIIRDDGTLRWMSGYGRITEEVDGRPSRMSGVMFDITDRKQAEEELKEGAQRKDEFMALLAHELRNPLATLSNTVQILQLTKGTNEMLPLESALTLMSREVSHLVRLVDDLLDVSRINQGKTQLRLASLDLTSLVRQAIEAARPLVETGQRQFMASLPGEPLYMQGDDIRLTQMIRDLLSNAAKFTHNNGHVWLTLEQVGGEACLRIRDDGIGIAADQLDRIFTMFVQVDTSSIRSQGGLGLGLTLVKQFAELHGGRVEVASAGVGAGSEFSIYLPLKHPNHTVTHNEYG